In one Nocardia tengchongensis genomic region, the following are encoded:
- a CDS encoding class I SAM-dependent methyltransferase, which produces METGRASRTALATAYARAYHQLSGEPRVFTDPLAARILGVTRERIAELDTATMDRPGGPEGRQRMRRYFLAGRARFAEEVVARAVAEGIEQVVILGAGLDTFGYRNPYPRLRVFEVDHPDTQGWKRDMLSPAGIEIPESLTFVPVDFETDTLAASLATAGFDRERPAAFVWLGVVMYLTRPAIEDTLRFIAGQGQPVHLVLDYLSAGTTDEERASVRERAERIAAINEPWLSFFEHEEIEELLRSCGFDTVEARPLAELFTEYLGEPLSGLPARTRPAPLVHAIRGRADA; this is translated from the coding sequence ATGGAGACCGGCCGGGCCAGTAGGACAGCCTTGGCGACCGCGTACGCGCGCGCCTACCACCAGCTCTCGGGCGAACCGCGGGTATTCACCGACCCGCTGGCCGCTCGGATCCTCGGGGTGACCCGCGAGCGGATCGCCGAGCTCGACACGGCGACCATGGACCGGCCGGGCGGCCCGGAGGGCCGGCAGCGGATGCGGCGGTACTTCCTGGCCGGGCGCGCGCGATTCGCCGAGGAAGTGGTGGCGCGGGCGGTCGCCGAGGGGATCGAGCAGGTCGTGATCCTCGGCGCGGGACTCGACACCTTCGGCTACCGCAATCCGTATCCCCGGCTGCGTGTGTTCGAGGTGGATCATCCCGACACCCAGGGGTGGAAGCGCGACATGCTCTCCCCGGCCGGGATCGAGATCCCCGAGTCTCTCACCTTCGTGCCGGTCGACTTCGAAACCGACACGCTGGCAGCGAGTTTGGCGACCGCGGGATTCGATCGTGAACGCCCGGCGGCCTTCGTCTGGCTCGGGGTGGTCATGTACCTGACCCGGCCCGCCATCGAGGACACCCTGCGCTTCATCGCAGGGCAAGGGCAACCGGTGCACCTGGTCCTCGACTACTTGAGCGCGGGCACCACCGACGAGGAACGCGCCTCCGTGCGTGAGCGCGCGGAGCGGATCGCCGCGATCAACGAACCCTGGCTCAGCTTCTTCGAACACGAGGAGATCGAGGAACTGTTGCGGTCCTGCGGTTTCGACACCGTCGAGGCGCGGCCGCTCGCCGAGCTGTTCACCGAATACCTCGGTGAGCCGTTGTCCGGCTTGCCCGCTCGCACCCGGCCCGCGCCGCTGGTGCACGCGATCCGGGGCCGCGCCGACGCCTGA
- a CDS encoding haloacid dehalogenase type II, translating into MNVSRPTALLFDVQGTATDFHSTIRRAARAAAGELSPEQDWVKFVNDWRAAYFAETSQQPGDGAWVSVASIYRKTLDPLLDAEGIDLAPAARDELARAWSRLDPWPDTVPGLHRLRKRFTLATLSNADVSSVVEITRHGDLPWHAIFAAEMVGAFKPDPRTYGLAARYLGLAPSEIMMVASHKYDIRAARELGFRTAFVARPLEYGDPALGDAEFSDEFDINAVDFLDLADQLAC; encoded by the coding sequence GTGAACGTGTCGAGGCCGACAGCGCTGCTGTTCGATGTACAGGGAACAGCCACCGATTTCCATTCCACCATCCGGCGGGCCGCCCGCGCGGCCGCCGGTGAGCTCAGCCCGGAGCAGGACTGGGTCAAGTTCGTGAACGACTGGCGCGCCGCCTATTTCGCGGAGACCTCGCAGCAGCCCGGGGACGGCGCCTGGGTGAGCGTGGCGTCGATCTACCGGAAGACCCTGGACCCCTTGCTCGATGCCGAGGGCATCGACCTGGCCCCGGCCGCCCGCGACGAGCTGGCCCGGGCCTGGTCGCGGCTGGACCCCTGGCCCGATACCGTCCCCGGCCTGCACCGCCTGCGCAAGCGATTCACCCTGGCTACGCTGTCGAACGCGGATGTCAGTTCCGTGGTGGAGATCACGCGGCACGGCGACCTGCCCTGGCACGCGATCTTCGCGGCCGAGATGGTGGGCGCGTTCAAGCCGGATCCGCGCACCTACGGGCTGGCGGCGCGGTACCTGGGGCTGGCGCCGTCCGAGATCATGATGGTGGCCAGCCACAAGTACGACATCCGGGCGGCCCGAGAGCTCGGTTTCCGCACCGCGTTCGTCGCGCGGCCGCTCGAGTACGGCGATCCCGCGCTCGGCGACGCGGAGTTCTCCGACGAGTTCGATATCAATGCAGTGGATTTCCTGGATCTCGCCGACCAGCTCGCCTGCTGA
- a CDS encoding TerD family protein produces the protein MSTTLVKGQNGPLTAAEVVVSIRVAATAELSALLVTEQGKVRSDTDFVFYNQPSGPGVRLRNGVAGQPAELAVSLAQVPAEITQIRAVITLDETDATFGRIAPPIALVSDPGGNALYEYKIEDLQSESIVIAVELYRRFGNWKVRAVGQGYAGGFAALVTDHGVTVEDAPRPMPVPATPPPPPPPTSPYPPPPPPTSAYPPPMPPYPTPVQPQPNPSQQPHPTHLAPPPPASQPTDGELSRGRPVNLAKGQRVTLRKEGGVALTRIRMGLGWDPAKQGGLFGRRAANIDLDAWVAMFADRHLVDVAYYGQLISKDGSIRHQGDNLTGEGAAGDDEVILADLSRVPRRVNTLLFIVTSYQGHTFEQVSNAYCRLVDETTQAELARYALAGGMPFTAIAMAKVFRAGAEWKLQAIGEGFQAKHPGEAVPQLGRFITVD, from the coding sequence TTGTCCACAACATTGGTGAAGGGTCAGAACGGACCATTGACCGCGGCGGAGGTGGTGGTCTCCATTCGCGTCGCGGCCACCGCCGAGCTGTCCGCGCTCTTGGTGACCGAGCAGGGAAAAGTGCGCTCGGACACCGATTTCGTCTTCTACAACCAACCGTCCGGCCCGGGGGTGCGACTGCGCAACGGCGTCGCCGGGCAGCCCGCCGAGCTGGCGGTGTCGCTGGCGCAGGTGCCCGCGGAGATCACCCAGATCCGCGCGGTGATCACCCTCGACGAGACCGACGCGACCTTCGGCCGGATCGCGCCGCCGATCGCGCTGGTCTCCGACCCGGGCGGGAATGCGCTGTACGAGTACAAGATCGAGGACTTGCAGAGCGAGTCCATCGTGATCGCCGTCGAGCTGTACCGGCGCTTCGGGAACTGGAAGGTGCGGGCGGTCGGGCAGGGGTACGCGGGCGGGTTCGCGGCCCTGGTGACCGACCACGGCGTCACCGTCGAGGACGCGCCGCGCCCGATGCCGGTCCCCGCCACTCCCCCGCCACCACCGCCACCGACCTCGCCGTACCCACCACCACCGCCGCCGACCTCGGCCTACCCTCCGCCCATGCCGCCCTACCCCACTCCTGTTCAGCCGCAACCGAATCCGTCCCAGCAGCCGCACCCGACCCACCTGGCACCACCACCGCCCGCCTCGCAGCCGACGGACGGCGAACTGTCGCGCGGGCGGCCGGTGAATCTGGCCAAGGGGCAACGCGTCACGCTCCGCAAGGAGGGCGGCGTCGCGCTCACCCGGATCCGGATGGGTCTGGGCTGGGACCCGGCCAAGCAGGGCGGCCTGTTCGGCCGCCGCGCCGCCAATATCGACCTGGACGCCTGGGTGGCCATGTTCGCCGACCGGCATCTGGTGGACGTGGCCTATTACGGGCAGCTGATCTCGAAGGACGGTTCGATCCGGCATCAGGGCGACAATCTGACCGGCGAGGGCGCGGCCGGGGACGACGAGGTGATCCTGGCCGATCTGAGTCGTGTTCCGCGCCGGGTGAATACGCTGCTGTTCATCGTGACCTCCTACCAGGGCCACACCTTCGAGCAGGTTAGCAATGCCTACTGCCGCCTGGTGGACGAGACCACGCAGGCGGAGCTGGCGCGCTACGCGCTGGCGGGCGGCATGCCGTTCACGGCCATCGCCATGGCGAAGGTGTTCCGCGCGGGCGCCGAATGGAAACTCCAGGCCATCGGCGAGGGCTTCCAGGCCAAGCACCCCGGCGAGGCCGTTCCTCAGCTCGGCCGATTCATCACAGTGGACTGA
- a CDS encoding delta-60 repeat domain-containing protein: MLRTSRSRWFTVPLKTPSLLVITAIAGLALSACSGAHGSSVAAGTLDSGFGAGGKVTTDLGSPADRADAVVVQADGKIVAAGSTQDPAQGDNFAVVRYTPDGKLDSGFGDGGKSVTDFGGKSDVVAAVALQPDGKIVAVGTSHGTATGDNIALARYASDGRLDSGFGTGGRVSSDLGTAADHGNAVAVQSDGKIVVVGSTKDPVQGDNFLVARYAPDGKLDSGFGDGGRAATDFGGKSDVAAAVALARDGKVVVVGTSSGTSTGDNIALARYTSDGKLDSGFGTGGQVSTDLGTAADHGNAVALQPNCDIVVAGTTKDPAQGDNFVVLRYVV; the protein is encoded by the coding sequence ATGCTGCGCACGTCACGGTCACGATGGTTCACCGTCCCATTGAAAACCCCTTCGTTGCTGGTGATCACGGCGATCGCCGGGCTAGCCCTCAGCGCCTGCTCGGGCGCGCACGGCAGTTCGGTGGCCGCGGGCACCCTGGATTCTGGCTTCGGCGCCGGCGGCAAGGTCACCACCGATCTAGGCTCGCCGGCCGATCGCGCCGACGCCGTTGTGGTGCAGGCCGACGGGAAGATCGTCGCCGCGGGCAGCACCCAGGATCCCGCCCAGGGCGACAACTTCGCGGTCGTGCGGTACACGCCGGACGGCAAGCTGGACAGCGGATTCGGCGACGGCGGCAAGTCCGTCACCGATTTCGGCGGCAAGTCCGATGTCGTGGCCGCGGTCGCGCTGCAGCCCGACGGCAAGATCGTCGCGGTCGGCACCAGCCACGGCACCGCCACCGGGGACAATATCGCGCTGGCCCGCTACGCCTCCGACGGCCGGCTGGACAGTGGTTTCGGCACCGGCGGCCGGGTGAGCTCGGATCTCGGGACGGCCGCCGATCACGGCAATGCCGTCGCCGTGCAGTCCGACGGCAAGATCGTGGTGGTGGGCAGCACCAAGGACCCGGTGCAGGGCGACAACTTCCTGGTGGCCCGCTACGCGCCGGATGGCAAGCTGGACAGCGGGTTCGGTGATGGTGGCAGGGCGGCTACGGACTTCGGAGGCAAGTCCGATGTGGCGGCCGCGGTCGCGCTGGCCCGGGACGGCAAGGTCGTCGTCGTGGGAACCAGCTCCGGGACCAGCACCGGCGACAATATCGCGCTGGCGCGCTACACGTCGGATGGCAAGCTGGACAGTGGGTTCGGTACCGGCGGTCAGGTGAGCACTGATCTGGGGACGGCGGCCGATCATGGCAATGCCGTTGCGCTGCAGCCCAACTGCGACATCGTCGTGGCGGGCACCACCAAGGATCCGGCGCAGGGCGACAACTTCGTCGTGCTGCGCTACGTCGTGTAG
- a CDS encoding TerD family protein — translation MAALLTQGQTGELGVSDITVTVHFSAGIDLAALLLTDRGAVRADTDLIFYNQPSGPGIQLVPGQHAVAVNLSAVPPGVAHIRIVATLDENDGRFGDYPAPHIGISDDRGIQLYEYVIDGLGNETTVAAVDLDRGDDGWYARAVGFGHPRGFGALVADHGVSISNTPQAASSAAPIIAPVLKAGDTVALRRQGADLSFVKMGLGWDPVHVQHKWGSRPVEIDLDASALVYAGHDLIDVAYYGQLVTKDGAIRHSGDNLTGEGKGDDETITVDLTRMGPHVTTIVFVITSYAGHTFERVKNAFWRLLDGTTSTELTRSNLSSGGAHTGMVVAKVHREDGIWKVSALGHPIQAGHPVEAAAEVARLL, via the coding sequence GTGGCCGCACTTCTCACCCAAGGGCAGACCGGTGAACTGGGCGTCTCGGACATCACCGTGACGGTGCATTTCAGCGCGGGAATCGATCTCGCCGCGCTGCTTCTCACCGATCGCGGTGCGGTACGCGCCGATACCGACTTGATCTTCTACAACCAGCCGTCCGGGCCCGGCATCCAGCTGGTCCCCGGGCAGCACGCCGTCGCGGTGAATCTGAGCGCGGTGCCGCCCGGCGTGGCCCATATTCGCATCGTCGCCACCCTCGACGAGAACGACGGGCGCTTCGGCGACTATCCCGCCCCGCACATCGGCATCTCCGACGATCGCGGAATCCAGTTGTACGAGTACGTGATCGACGGCCTCGGCAACGAGACCACGGTCGCGGCCGTGGACCTCGATCGCGGCGACGACGGCTGGTACGCCCGCGCGGTCGGCTTCGGCCACCCTCGCGGCTTCGGGGCGCTGGTCGCCGATCACGGCGTGTCGATCAGCAACACGCCGCAGGCGGCCAGCTCCGCCGCGCCGATCATCGCGCCCGTGCTGAAAGCCGGCGACACCGTGGCGCTGCGCCGGCAAGGCGCGGACCTGAGCTTCGTCAAGATGGGGCTGGGCTGGGACCCGGTGCACGTCCAGCACAAATGGGGTTCACGCCCGGTCGAGATCGATCTGGACGCCTCGGCCCTGGTGTACGCCGGGCACGATCTGATCGATGTCGCCTACTACGGCCAGCTGGTCACCAAGGACGGCGCCATCCGGCACTCCGGCGACAACCTGACCGGTGAGGGCAAGGGCGACGACGAGACCATCACCGTCGACCTGACCCGGATGGGCCCGCACGTCACCACCATCGTCTTCGTCATCACCTCCTACGCGGGCCACACCTTCGAACGCGTCAAGAACGCCTTCTGGCGCTTGCTCGACGGCACCACCAGCACCGAGCTCACCCGGTCCAACCTGAGCTCCGGCGGCGCGCACACCGGCATGGTGGTGGCGAAAGTCCATCGCGAGGACGGCATCTGGAAGGTGTCGGCCCTGGGCCACCCGATCCAGGCCGGTCACCCGGTCGAGGCGGCCGCCGAGGTCGCCAGGCTCCTCTGA
- a CDS encoding GNAT family N-acetyltransferase — protein MVQSGAPIIRRATESDIEDMVRVIALAFESDDPIEDYVFPDPAVRRRRTPGMLRVLIRHRYLPAEGAIVATVDDTVVGALLWIPHGYRNPAWREAISGPLLLWAMGPGATRRGIEVDAAIAGSAPAEPHNYMVYLGADPTIPRSGIGRALTQWLIAESDAHGRALCGICKDGNVRYYQAFDFERLAGTRIGSSGPELNFMLHPASRVDAG, from the coding sequence TTGGTTCAGTCGGGTGCACCGATCATTCGCCGCGCCACCGAATCCGACATCGAGGACATGGTCCGGGTGATCGCCCTGGCCTTCGAGTCCGACGATCCGATCGAGGACTACGTCTTCCCCGATCCGGCGGTGCGCCGCCGGCGCACACCGGGCATGCTGCGCGTCCTGATCCGGCACCGCTATCTGCCCGCCGAGGGAGCCATCGTCGCGACCGTCGACGACACCGTCGTCGGCGCGTTGCTGTGGATTCCGCACGGATACCGCAATCCCGCATGGCGGGAAGCGATTTCGGGTCCGCTGCTGCTGTGGGCCATGGGCCCGGGCGCGACCCGGCGAGGCATCGAGGTCGATGCCGCCATCGCCGGATCCGCGCCCGCCGAGCCGCACAACTACATGGTCTATCTGGGTGCGGATCCCACCATCCCGCGCTCGGGCATCGGCCGCGCGCTGACACAGTGGCTGATCGCGGAATCGGATGCGCACGGGCGCGCCCTGTGCGGCATCTGCAAGGACGGCAACGTCCGCTACTACCAGGCGTTCGACTTCGAACGGCTGGCCGGGACCCGCATCGGGAGTTCGGGTCCGGAATTGAATTTCATGCTTCACCCGGCATCCCGGGTGGACGCAGGCTGA